In one Ischnura elegans chromosome 13, ioIscEleg1.1, whole genome shotgun sequence genomic region, the following are encoded:
- the LOC124170159 gene encoding putative nuclease HARBI1, whose product MDLKITNINSRYCGSTHDAYIISHSALKPALTQAYERYNVWLLGDSGYPVAPWLMTPVPGYFAPNTPEDNFNRSLTRARSTVERCIGVLKSRWRCLLKHRVLHYLPDKVSRIVNSCAVLHNTCVEEGLPLNAEDMVELEELGVDVVPDQNVLGNQRGRDIRNRLIATHFT is encoded by the exons ATGGACCTTAAAATAACAAACATCAACTCTCGGTACTGTGGCTCGACTCATGATGCTTACATCATATCTCATTCTGCTTTAAAGCCAGCCCTCACTCAAGCATATGAGCGGTACAATGTGTGGCTCTTGG GTGACAGTGGATACCCTGTTGCCCCCTGGCTGATGACACCTGTCCCAGGTTATTTTGCTCCTAACACCCCAGAGGACAACTTCAACCGTTCCTTGACGAGAGCACGCAGCACGGTTGAAAGGTGCATAGGGGTATTAAAGAGCAGGTGGAGATGCCTCTTGAAACATAGAGTATTACACTATTTGCCGGACAAAGTGAGCAGAATTGTCAATAGCTGTGCTGTACTGCACAACACGTGTGTCGAAGAAGGTTTGCCCCTAAATGCTGAAGACATGGTAGAGTTGGAGGAATTAGGAGTTGATGTAGTCCCTGACCAAAATGTACTTGGGAATCAGCGAGGGCGGGACATAAGAAACAGGCTAATTGCCACTCATTTTacttga